Proteins from one Podospora pseudoanserina strain CBS 124.78 chromosome 1, whole genome shotgun sequence genomic window:
- a CDS encoding hypothetical protein (EggNog:ENOG503PFFT) — protein sequence MVSFFGLRVGGKKKKAETNPAKEPERPKRIDQNTLGEGQFFGVNTDPKSVFNEGSIRSVSRAGAGTPQAGVRGPYTETHNLGAVSMFDLGSASRSGSQASFRPDLKSPASDMNLGGRFGAQGGSSTSLALPPGPPSRMGSRPGTPSGRSKAWVNPLDVHWARATSTTPTPLKIHPLAQSSIELPPPTPTKSDAGSVFGEEADDMVDAVMASVKKQEEENKEKAREMEKKKETARLELERLERQKSNESMLPKSPVERQHQLSFFDRPQNSPTLPGPMFRGNVDQRPSSRGGPRQDSPISPTGGQSPTIHQGPPPTGPPTQSLPQPPGQGPRQGPRGPNEARGSQQTNTPPYSPTHSPTEASRGGFPPKAAQGPNPNEPPRDPPRNSPPGLRNGPQSFHLHGPQQRNSPPQSAGPYRPPGPHNNGPRNGPPGPGPRGPGFNGPRSESPMRRPMAPGQFRSESPARRPMGSGGRSESPGPRFMGNHQRRPESPGPRFRGNNEFRSESPRRVPGSNGPGPQQFSPGMGPRPGRGPVSRPQVNTTFAPRPQPDAAAVSSPQVDAAPELPTPVSEARKSPPLISTLTSPTPSTARSSVDDEFLDQLTTPPVIRDVSAKRDTLHATHRAEQSLSMKIEELEKTILSQHVLKPRPTNLAPAPVNHRMSTASSCYSNDMPDAKDDEHDEDDNDEPILSIQPAPLRIPSPLPPSVAAAVTSPVQSPGSPIRAPKAGQRPRRPGLDEYGVASSQLSSPRAHVPTPAPATLTSPTDNNSIRSFHTANNSPPSRSATPLKPKPSLPILVPPTTASITAISPAEPPKPIPFIDTGFQFDFGTTTTTTTGPLTPDSSHWHVSSPVTESAAAPGVAIASGPASTTTSPSSPEDADLPKFTRPNVPPPLKLKFNFSPEASSRDPTFGTLTPPLYSAPPMIAVNDGRPSTSAGYNPFPHGGLQASPQLISQFPESMKDENRLSFMGIGVARGPSIREVRRPGTSHGTGQGHRMVDSFGTGFI from the exons ATGGTGTCTTTCTTTGGCCTCAGAGTTGGAGGCAAGAAAAA GAAGGCGGAAACCAACCCGGCGAAGGAGCCTGAGAGGCCGAAACGGATCGATCAGAATACGCTGGGAGAAGGACAGTTCTTTGGGGTCAACACAGACCCAAAGAGTGTGTTCAATGAGGGCAGCATTCGATCGGTTTCCCGCGCTGGGGCTGGAACGCCCCAAGCCGGCGTCAGAGGCCCATATACCGAGACACACAACCTTGGCGCGGTGAGCATGTTCGACTTGGGAAGTGCCTCTCGCAGCGGCAGTCAGGCCAGCTTTCGACCAGACTTGAAGTCTCCTGCCTCCGACATGAACTTAGGTGGACGGTTCGGTGCGCAGGGCGGGTCCTCGACAAGTCTGGCCCTCCCACCCGGACCTCCTTCAAGGATGGGCTCGAGACCAGGAACACCAAGCGGAAGAAGCAAGGCCTGGGTCAATCCGCTGGATGTTCACTGGGCTAGAGCTACATCGACAACACCGACACCATTGAAGATTCACCCTCTGGCGCAGTCCAGCATCGaacttcctcccccaacgccaaccaAGTCCGACGCGGGCTCTGTCTTTGGTGAAGAGGCAGATGATATGGTGGATGCTGTCATGGCCTCGGTGAAGaagcaagaggaagaaaacaaggaaaaggcgcgagagatggagaagaagaaggagacggcACGTTTGGAAttggagaggctggagaGGCAAAAGTCAAACGAGTCCATGCTGCCTAAATCGCCGGTTGAACGACAACATCAGCTGTCTTTTTTTGACAGACCACAAAACAGTCCGACATTGCCTGGGCCAATGTTCCGGGGCAATGTTGACCAGAGACCCAGCAGCCGAGGTGGTCCACGCCAGGATAGCCCTATCAGTCCAACCGGAGGTCAGTCACCTACTATTCATCAAGGTCCCCCTCCTACCGGGCCGCCTACCCAGTCTCTTCCCCAGCCCCCCGGTCAGGGACCGCGTCAAGGACCACGAGGACCTAATGAAGCTAGAGGGTCACAGCAGACCAACACTCCCCCGTACAGTCCAACTCACAGTCCAACTGAGGCATCTCGGGGCGGTTTCCCCCCGAAGGCTGCTCAGGGTCCCAATCCGAACGAGCCCCCCCGGGACCCTCCTCGCAACTCGCCTCCTGGTCTTCGAAACGGACCGCAGAGCTTTCATCTTCATGGTCCACAACAGCGCAATTCTCCCCCGCAAAGTGCCGGTCCGTATCGTCCGCCTGGACCGCACAACAATGGACCAAGGAACGGTCCTCCTGGCCCTGGCCCACGAGGTCCCGGCTTCAATGGGCCACGATCTGAGAGTCCCATGCGCAGGCCGATGGCACCGGGGCAGTTCCGATCCGAAAGCCCTGCGCGCAGGCCAATGGGCAGCGGAGGGCGTTCAGAGTCTCCCGGACCACGGTTTATGGGAAATCATCAACGTCGCCCTGAAAGCCCTGGCCCAAGGTTCAGGGGAAATAACGAGTTCCGATCAGAAAGCCCCAGACGTGTGCCTGGGAGCAATGGTCCTGGCCCTCAACAGTTTTCTCCTGGAATGGGTCCCCGACCCGGACGGGGCCCGGTTTCTCGCCCTCAGGTTAATACCACCTTCGCCCCTCGTCCACAACCCGATGCAGCGGCCGTCTCTAGCCCCCAGGTCGATGCTGCCCCTGAGCTCCCAACGCCGGTGAGCGAGGCCAGAAAGTCCCCGCCCCTTATTTCTACACTGACATCCCCTACGCCGTCAACTGCGAGATCAtctgttgatgatgaatttCTGGACCAGCTTACCACTCCGCCTGTTATCCGGGATGTCAGTGCGAAGCGGGACACTCTCCATGCGACTCACCGTGCCGAACAGAGCTTGTCTATGAAGATCgaagagctggaaaagaCCATCCTCTCTCAACATGTCTTGAAGCCAAGACCGACAAATCTGGCCCCTGCGCCTGTCAACCACAGAATGAGCACCGCGAGCAGCTGCTATAGCAACGACATGCCCGATGCGAAGGACGACGAGCATGATGAGGACGACAACGATGAGCCAATCTTGTCTATTCAACCTGCACCATTGCGGatcccctctcctctgcctccttcCGTGGCGGCTGCTGTCACAAGCCCAGTCCAGTCCCCTGGAAGTCCCATCCGAGCACCCAAGGCCGGTCAAAGGCCCAGACGCCCCGGTCTTGATGAATATGGTGttgccagcagccagctgAGCTCTCCCCGCGCCCAcgtcccaaccccagcaccCGCCACCCTGACCAGCCCAacagacaacaacagcatccgTAGCTTCCACACAGCCAACaactctcctccctctcgctCCGCCACACCCCTCAAACCCAAGCCCAGTCTCCCTATCCTCGTCCCTCCTACAACCgcatccatcaccgccatctccccAGCCGAACCGCCCAAACCAATCCCCTTCATCGACACCGGCTTCCAGTTCGACTTTGgcactaccaccaccaccaccaccggccccttGACCCCCGACTCCTCCCACTGGCACGTCAGCTCCCCCGTCACCGAATCCGCCGCTGCCCCAGGCGTAGCTATCGCCTCCGGCCCcgcttccaccaccacctcaccatcatcaccagaggATGCCGACCTTCCCAAATTCACCCGCCCCAacgtccccccccccctcaagctcaagtTCAATTTCTCCCCCGAGGCCTCCTCCCGCGATCCCACCTTTGGCACCCTCACCCCACCGTTATACTCGGCACCCCCCATGATCGCCGTCAACGACGGCCGTCCGTCCACCTCGGCGGGGTACAACCCTTTTCCCCACGGTGGGCTGCAAGCCTCCCCGCAGTTGATCTCTCAGTTTCCAGAAAGCATGAAGGACGAGAACAGGTTGAGTTTCATGGGGATTGGCGTGGCGAGGGGGCCGAGCAtcagggaggtgaggaggccgGGGACGAGCCACGGCACCGGGCAGGGGCATAGAATGGTGGATAGTTTTGGGACGGGGTTCATctg a
- the cys2 gene encoding Serine O-succinyltransferase (COG:H; EggNog:ENOG503NVHE; MEROPS:MER0044357) produces the protein MKSRTNVTSSLRQASAALTRAAGSNPATPLCHNAAAPGMRPLTAAAQSHRRHLHVQPPRRSGAPSNPAMSFPCVDALESRSATLRQQAAAASASQTRTDSTSSGPEPSYTVGATQIFHSNNPLLLDHGGRLVEFDIAYETWGEMNADRTNVILLHTGLSASSHAHSTAANPQPGWWEKFIGPGLALDTNKYFVICTNVIGGCYGSTGPSSIDPSDGKRYATRFPLLTITDMVRAQFRLLDHLGVEKLHASVGSSMGGMQSLAAAVAFPERVGRIVSISACARSHPYSIAMRYVQRKAILNDPNWNRGYYYGQIPPHVGMKLAREIATITYRSGPEWEQRFGRRRADKDKPPALCPDFLVETYLDHAGEKFCLTYDPNSLIYVSKAMDLFDLGRENQVAIRAKRAEREKALREGGGQGGYQQDVCSLTLPDTPYEEQPEHHEEFERDGLGFGGSSVGSRGSNYSGPGQKPPADLVAGLSVLWDHPVLVMGVASDILFPAWQQREIAEALRMTGNRNVAHYELSEEQSLFGHDTFLLDVKNVGGMVRNFLG, from the coding sequence ATGAAGTCACGAACCAATGTCACATCCAGTCTACGACAAGCTTCGGCCGCCCTCACCCGTGCCGCCGGCAGCAACCCCGCGACACCCCTCTGCCACAATGCGGCGGCACCGGGTATGCGACccttgacggcggcggcgcaaTCTCACCGGCGTCACCTTCACgtccaacccccccgccgCAGCGGCGCCCCCTCTAACCCCGCCATGTCCTTCCCCTGCGTCGACGCCCTCGAGTCCCGCTCCGCAACCCTCCGGCAACAGGCCGCCGCTgcctccgcctcccaaaCCCGTACCGACTCTACCTCCTCCGGTCCCGAGCCCTCCTACACCGTCGGCGCAACCCAAATATTccactccaacaaccccttaCTCCTCGACCACGGCGGCCGGCTCGTCGAATTCGACATTGCCTATGAGACCTGGGGGGAGATGAACGCCGACCGAACAaacgtcatcctcctccacacgGGCCTatctgcctcctcccacgcccattccaccgccgccaacccccagcccgggtggtgggagaagttTATCGGTCCCGGACTGGCCCTGGACACCAACAAATACTTTGTCATCTGCACGAACGTCATAGGGGGGTGTTATGGCTCTACCGGACCAAGCAGCATCGACCCCTCAGACGGCAAACGCTACGCGACCCGCTTCCCGCTGCTGACGATAACGGACATGGTGCGCGCGCAGTTCCGTCTGCTGGATCACCTaggggtggaaaagctccATGCCAGTGTCGGGTCCAGCATGGGGGGTATGCaatccctcgccgccgctgTCGCGTTCCCGGAGAGAGTCGGCAGGATAGTGAGCATCTCTGCCTGCGCGAGGTCGCACCCGTATAGCATCGCGATGCGGTACGTCCAGCGCAAGGCGATCCTCAACGACCCCAACTGGAACAGGGGGTACTACTACGGCCAAATCCCCCCCCACGTCGGGATGAAGCTCGCGAGGGAGATCGCCACCATCACGTACCGGTCCGGCCCGGAATGGGAGCagaggtttgggaggaggagggcggacAAGGACAAACCGCCTGCGCTGTGCCCGGACTTTTTGGTGGAGACGTATCTGGATCATGCGGGGGAGAAGTTTTGCCTTACGTATGATCCGAACAGTCTGATTTATGTGAGCAAGGCGATGGATTTGTttgatttggggagggagaaccAGGTTGCGATTCGGGCCAAGAGggcagagagggagaaggcgttgagggaggggggtgggcaggGGGGTTATCAGCAAGACGTGTGCAGTTTGACGTTACCGGATACGCCTTATGAGGAGCAGCCGGAGCACCacgaggagtttgagagggatgggcttgggtttggggggagcTCGGTCGGTAGTAGGGGAAGCAATTACTCGGGGCCGGGGCAGAAGCCGCCGGCGGAtttggtggctgggttgtCGGTGCTGTGGGATCACccggtgctggtgatgggggtggcgAGCGATATTTTGTTCCCGGCGTGGCAGCAGAGGGAGATTGCGGAGGCGTTGAGGATGACGGGGAACAGGAACGTGGCGCATTATGAGCTGAGCGAGGAGCAGAGTCTGTTTGGACATGATACTTTTCTGCTGGATGTGAAGAATGTGGGCGGGATGGTGAGGAATTTCTtggggtga